In a single window of the Debaryomyces hansenii CBS767 chromosome A complete sequence genome:
- a CDS encoding DEHA2A05962p (weakly similar to uniprot|Q03825 Saccharomyces cerevisiae YMR164C MSS11 Transcription factor), with protein sequence MSHHSTPHLHNKKTPGGVGGDNGPSASTSTNRGPMDSNTSISDSQAANAKQLLNAYVYDFLIKSRLPQTARIFVNEAEVPSIQNSSASSNNNSPRQVSTGNTKGTSNESTPHTPSGVSQQFPKENNLPCLALAMEAPQGFLFEWWSIFWDVLQAKNNKGGSQLAAQYYQSQMLKQRQQQDLQGLNMQPNMFGPANGQIQQQMQQQLKSSIDQQQIPQQFNPQQQQLDPQQQQQRYMMQMMMKQQQMSMGGNPVDPQQQQQMFGNMPPNNNLTLQQRMFITQQQQQQQSQNRMQQHAQNQMNNLRQQAVAAQHHQPQQQSVPGQRNSQDVSSHSSPSNVPRMNPQIAQAQNGVQPFQQAQQPMINGNGQAQDTFGQPQAHMGIRMNSSGKPAVPGNQGDNMSIANPNPNDNGAPANRNMNALQDYQMQLMLLEKQNKKRLDIARNNGTADPNGLMGLNPGVMPPQAQLQQHANSQNQNASPAAIVNSPVVNSRPSPTANNAAAVAKRKKDPPAKRGRKPSATSVPSNLKAGNANSSAASAASNNPPNNSNNGPAFKKEYSAPLTPASESANDAVSKRKRRNTSTTESPNKQSVTKNIASKERPIPEEPSKDKKNDDILPTTSSSFQGQPNDQIFPVEILGGNNNNDNHLFGAPMNNGGLDDIDFDFNQFLDGSGDNSLNDGMNGFNWGSVDAIENGD encoded by the coding sequence ATGAGTCATCATAGTACTCCACACTTACATAATAAGAAAACGCCTGGGGGTGTTGGAGGCGATAATGGGCCCAGCGCATCAACATCCACAAATAGAGGGCCGATGGACTCGAATACAAGTATCAGTGATTCACAGGCTGCGAATGCGAAGCAGCTCTTGAACGCTTACGTGTAtgattttcttattaaGAGCAGACTCCCCCAAACAGCGAGAATTTTTGTCAACGAGGCAGAGGTTCCGTCGATCCAAAACAGCTCGGCGAGCTCAAATAACAATTCGCCGCGTCAGGTGAGTACTGGTAATACAAAGGGTACTTCTAACGAGTCCACACCCCATACACCCAGTGGTGTTTCCCAACAGTTTCCGAAGGAAAATAACTTGCCATGTTTGGCGTTGGCAATGGAAGCACCCCAGGGGTTTTTGTTCGAATGGTGGCTGATATTCTGGGACGTGTTACAAGCGAAGAATAATAAAGGTGGATCCCAGTTGGCGGCGCAATACTACCAGTCCCAGATGTTAAAGCAAAGACAGCAGCAGGACCTTCAAGGGTTGAATATGCAGCCTAATATGTTCGGACCCGCAAATGGGCAAATTCAACAGCAAATGCAACAGCAGCTAAAATCATCGATAgatcaacaacaaattcCGCAGCAATTCAACCCCCAACAGCAACAGTTGGATccacaacaacaacaacaacgTTACATGATgcaaatgatgatgaaacaacaacaaatgTCTATGGGTGGTAATCCAGTGGATCCTcaacagcagcagcagATGTTTGGTAATATGCCACCAAATAACAATCTTACTTTACAACAGAGAATGTTCATCACCcaacagcagcagcagcaacaaTCACAGAATAGAATGCAGCAACACGCACAGAACcaaatgaataatttgcGTCAACAAGCTGTCGCAGCTCAGCATCATCAACCACAGCAACAATCTGTTCCTGGGCAACGTAATTCACAAGATGTATCGAGTCATAGCTCGCCGTCCAACGTTCCAAGAATGAATCCCCAAATAGCACAAGCGCAGAATGGCGTTCAACCATTTCAACAGGCTCAACAACCTATGATAAATGGCAATGGGCAAGCACAAGATACGTTTGGCCAGCCCCAGGCGCATATGGGAATCAGAATGAATAGTAGTGGCAAGCCAGCTGTTCCTGGAAACCAAGGCGACAATATGTCAATTGCAAACCCAAATCCTAACGATAATGGGGCTCCCGCCAATCGTAATATGAATGCCCTTCAAGATTATCAGATGCAATTAATGTTACTTGAAAAGCAAAATAAGAAGCGACTTGATATAGCAAGAAATAATGGCACTGCGGATCCAAATGGGTTAATGGGATTAAACCCAGGTGTAATGCCACCCCAAGCACAATTGCAACAACATGCGAACtctcaaaatcaaaatgcCTCACCTGCTGCGATCGTAAATTCTCCCGTTGTTAATAGTAGGCCTTCGCCAACGGCTAATAATGCTGCTGCAGTTGccaaaagaaagaaagatCCACCGGCTAAAAGGGGTAGGAAACCTAGCGCAACTTCGGTTCCTTCGAACCTAAAAGCTGGTAATGCGAATAGTAGTGCTGCAAGTGCAGCCTCTAATAATCCTCCCAATAATAGCAATAACGGTCCAGCATTCAAAAAGGAGTATTCTGCACCACTTACTCCTGCTTCAGAATCGGCCAATGATGCGGTTTCTAAGAGAAAGCGTAGAAATACATCTACTACCGAATCACCAAACAAACAGAGTGTAACTAAAAATATTGCTAGCAAGGAAAGACCTATTCCAGAAGAGCCTTCCAAGGATAAAaagaatgatgatattCTTCCTACAACCAGCTCATCTTTTCAAGGTCAACCCAATGATCAAATCTTCCCAGTGGAAATACTTGGAGGAAATAACAATAACGATAACCACCTTTTTGGTGCTCCAATGAACAACGGTGGATTAGATGacattgattttgatttcaaccaatttttGGATGGAAGTGgtgataattcattaaacgATGGAATGAACGGATTTAACTGGGGAAGTGTGGATGCGATTGAAAATGGTGATTAA
- a CDS encoding DEHA2A06028p (weakly similar to uniprot|P37020 Saccharomyces cerevisiae YJR040W GEF1 Chloride channel localized to late-or post-Golgi vesicles), which produces MSFSVPNSVKVSYDDDEIPILSYTNDTPIATGIRSELNRKEYENNTYIDWNKESMLEPKSSDVVYRKWATIIVSSIILGYVTTFIDLASVWLNDVKKGLCYGEMDKWSLSNPYSTCPAEDWYDWSQILVGSQGFISNMFINFPIYFVFAGCWIAVAAYITINRDIFIKQSGIPEIKIIISGFNYDLPVYLGMHTFIYKIFGLILVVSSGLWLGKEGPLVHVSCCILNILYDAIVNKNNQNEAVRRELLSAATATGISVAFNAPIGGVLFVLESMPSFFMPTKVMWNSFLSATTAVVVLTGFKLFTEGENFYEKDLFRVNFGNFSWLFVELIPFVILGVLGAFYGYIFINFNAKFSSKHFRGRVQEKLCQVFKVSDSWGKYLEILTIVVLTTILNFPFEMTKLPLHAFLKILFTDCPDDSNTDLDSNSSNFMCSPSNGITSLKLLYIIVQGFFLTSYTYGVNLPGGVLMPSLVLGATTGRLLGIISQALQNQINWDSLATCTQNSCLVSPSSYAVIGAASFMAGITKLTMCVVVIMFELTGAITYVLPIMCSVMISKFVNDWLCNDNIYDAWLKNHFNRYDSNKGEPNEGKGNGLCDFTNLTATVKNRLPDVTIARAMVPIERTKYVCLIPEQPYTNKTLYQFMNDDNHEGYPLIVNESNPISLGYAYKTNIASKLSTIDDALDDSVISFQIQGLPNHILSQQLHYERSFETKNIIRLDITTENSVIITNDQTPLVLVLEMFEKLSLNYLIIMNHNPHVDQLMSGFIDRFIVSRLINSNFRKLQGEDADSESMQDYDIENMLEDDHLLSTRLDRMSVELIT; this is translated from the coding sequence ATGTCGTTTTCAGTGCCGAATTCAGTCAAAGTGTCTtacgatgatgatgagaTACCGATATTATCGTATACTAATGATACACCCATAGCGACAGGTATACGAAGTGAATTAAATCGAAAAGAATACGAAAATAATACTTATATAGACTGGAACAAGGAATCGATGTTAGAACCTAAATCTTCAGATGTCGTTTATCGGAAGTGGGCCACTATTATCGTGCTGTCGATTATTTTGGGGTACGTGACAACATTCATTGATTTGGCGTCGGTGTGGCTTAATGATGTAAAAAAGGGACTTTGCTATGGGGAGATGGATAAATGGTCGCTTTCGAACCCGTACCTGACGTGTCCAGCTGAAGATTGGTATGACTGGTCGCAGATCTTGGTAGGGAGTCAAGGGTTTATCTCGAATatgtttatcaattttccTATATACTTCGTTTTTGCCGGATGCTGGATAGCGGTAGCGGCTTATATCACGATAAACCGAGATATTTTTATCAAGCAATCAGGAATCCCCGAAATTAAGATCATTATCTCTGGATTCAACTATGATTTGCCGGTATACTTAGGAATGCACACTTTCATCTACAAGATATTCGGGTTGATCCTCGTTGTCAGCTCGGGCCTCTGGTTGGGAAAGGAAGGTCCGTTGGTGCACGTTTCGTGCTGCATCCTTAATATACTCTATGACGCTATTGTGAATAAGAACAATCAGAATGAGGCCGTCAGAAGAGAGCTCTTGAGTGCTGCAACGGCTACGGGGATATCCGTTGCTTTTAATGCACCAATTGGTGGTGTTCTTTTTGTATTGGAGAGCATGCCTAGTTTTTTCATGCCTACCAAGGTTATGTGGAATTCCTTCTTGAGTGCTACCACTGCTGTGGTGGTTCTTACTGGGTTTAAGTTATTTACAGAGGGAGAAAACTTTTATGAGAAGGATTTGTTCCGAGTGAACTTTGGAAATTTCAGTTGGCTCTTCGTAGAGCTTATTCCCTTTGTTATCTTGGGGGTTCTTGGTGCATTTTATGGgtatatattcattaacTTCAATGCAAAGTTCTCCTCAAAACACTTCAGAGGTAGAGTACAAGAGAAATTGTGCCAGGTTTTTAAGGTATCCGACTCTTGGGGCAAGTATTTGGAAATTCTTACTATTGTTGTGCTAACAACTATACTCAATTTCCCGTTTGAAATGACAAAGTTACCATTGCAtgcatttttgaaaatattgtttaCTGATTGTCCGGACGATTCTAATACAGATTTAGATTCTAACTCTTCTAACTTCATGTGTCTGCCGTCAAATGGCATTACCAGTTTGAAATTGCTCTACATTATTGTTCAAGGGTTCTTTCTTACATCGTATACATACGGAGTCAATTTACCTGGTGGTGTTTTGATGCCGTCGTTGGTTTTGGGTGCCACAACAGGAAGGTTGCTAGGAATTATTTCGCAAGCCTTGCAAAACCAAATTAACTGGGACTCTTTGGCAACTTGTACACAAAATTCATGTCTCGTTTCGCCATCGTCATATGCTGTAATTGGAGCAGCATCCTTCATGGCAGGAATAACAAAATTAACGATGTGTGTTGTTGTGATAATGTTTGAATTAACCGGTGCAATTACATATGTTTTACCCATTATGTGTTCTGTCATGATTCTGAAATTTGTTAATGATTGGCTCTGTAACGACAACATCTATGATGCCTGGTTGAAGAATCATTTTAATAGATATGACAGCAACAAAGGTGAACCAAACGAGGGAAAGGGAAACGGTTTATGTGACTTCACAAATTTGACTGCTACAGTAAAAAACAGATTACCTGATGTCACGATAGCTAGGGCAATGGTTCCCATAGAGAGGACTAAATACGTTTGCCTTATCCCTGAACAACCGTACACAAATAAAACattatatcaatttatGAACGATGATAATCACGAAGGCTATCCATTAATCGTGAACGAATCAAACCCAATCAGTTTAGGATATGCCTATAAGACGAATATTGCTTCAAAGTTATCGACAATAGATGATGCATTGGACGATTCCGTTATCAGCTTTCAGATCCAAGGCTTACCAAATCATATACTTTCCCAACAATTACATTATGAGCGTTCTTTTGAAACGAAGAATATTATACGATTGGACATTACCACTGAAAATTCCGTTATCATTACCAATGACCAGACACCTTTAGTTTTAGTTTTAGAAATGTTCGAAAAATTAAGCTTGAACTATCTAATTATAATGAATCATAATCCTCATGTGGATCAGCTCATGAGTGGTTTTATCGATCGTTTCATAGTATCCCGATTGATAAATCTGAATTTCCGTAAGCTACAAGGTGAGGACGCAGATTCAGAAAGTATGCAAGATTATGACATTGAGAACATGTTGGAAGATGACCACTTATTAAGTACTCGGTTGGACCGTATGAGTGTAGAATTGATTACATAG
- a CDS encoding DEHA2A05940p (similar to uniprot|P38179 Saccharomyces cerevisiae YBL082c RHK1 mannosyltransferase) → MTEQSIKDGQRPELPPFTLRNVLNDIYNGILALFTDPFCTRIICPVVIVLTSLLSKAIIYKVPYTEIDFRTYIQQIQIINDGELDYSLVQGDTGQIVYPAGFVQIYQVLNWLTDEGTDIHAGQTAFGYLLALTNFLVIIAYTMTPDFQPWPVYCLLLSKRLFSIYVLRLFNDCFTTVCMVSVTILLQQAAYWYKKGGSSISFLLTMVAADLYSIAISIKMNALLYFPGFIIVAYFLCGENLLKFGTVLLVIPIVQVLMGWKFLLPFFNDEEASYIRWNYINQAFNFNRKFLYKWTVNWRFVSEEFFLSDVFSNGLLIANASVLIFFIFTRYISPRITCKPVSRLIKDAMVGPFSSTINKNNLLIDPKCGPKLVMLILGSTNIIGILFARSLHYQFLSWYCWQLPFMLYMTGWSLLVCIPLWVVHEWCWNVFPSTPMSSGLLVSILAIVLFGVWYNTNEWFPKLADNEAATIDESGESKKDK, encoded by the coding sequence TTGTCATTGTATTGACATCATTACTATCTAAAGCTATAATATATAAGGTTCCTTATacagaaattgatttcagGACTTACATccaacaaattcaaataattaacGATGGGGAACTTGATTATTCGTTAGTGCAAGGAGATACGGGCCAAATTGTATACCCAGCTGGATTtgttcaaatatatcaagtGCTCAACTGGTTAACCGATGAAGGTACTGATATTCACGCAGGCCAAACAGCCTTTGGTTATTTGTTGGCTTTGACTAACTTTTTGGTTATAATTGCCTATACAATGACTCCTGATTTTCAACCATGGCCAGTGTATTGTTTGCTTTTGAGCAAAAGATTGTTTTCCATATACGTGCTTCGATTATTCAATGACTGTTTTACTACTGTTTGTATGGTTAGTGTTACAATTTTGTTACAACAGGCAGCATATTGGTATAAGAAGGGCGGATCTTCAATTAGTTTTCTATTGACCATGGTTGCAGCTGATTTATACAGTATTGCAATTTCTATAAAGATGAATGcattattgtattttcCTGGATTTATCATAGTTGCATATTTCTTATGCGGTGAAAACTTATTGAAGTTTGGTACAGTATTATTGGTTATTCCAATTGTTCAGGTCCTTATGGGTTGGAAGTTCTTGTTACCATTttttaatgatgaagaagcttCATACATTAGATGGAACTACATCAACCAAGCATTTAACTTTAACAGAAAGTTCTTATATAAATGGACTGTCAATTGGAGATTTGTTTCCGAGGAATTCTTCTTATCAGATGTTTTCAGTAATGGGTTATTAATTGCTAATGCTTCAGTcttaattttcttcatatttACAAGATATATCTCGCCTAGGATTACATGCAAACCAGTATCTCGTCTCATAAAGGATGCTATGGTAGGACCTTTCAGTAGcacaattaataaaaacaatttgttgatagaTCCAAAATGTGGTCCAAAGCTTGTTATGTTAATATTAGGATCTACCAATATAATAGGCATTTTGTTTGCAAGGTCTTTGCactatcaatttctttcgTGGTACTGCTGGCAATTACCTTTCATGCTATATATGACTGGGTGGAGTTTACTAGTTTGTATTCCTCTTTGGGTAGTACATGAATGGTGCTGGAACGTATTTCCATCGACACCCATGAGTTCAGGCTTGTTGGTAAGCATTCTAGctattgtattatttggtGTGTGGTACAATACGAATGAATGGTTCCCCAAACTAGCAGACAACGAGGCTGCTACTATCGATGAGTCCGGTGAGTCCAAGAAGGATAAATAg
- a CDS encoding DEHA2A06050p (weakly similar to uniprot|P32357 Saccharomyces cerevisiae YBL074C AAR2 Component of the U5 snRNP), translating to MASSKPPQTTLVFENLPNEANLNLWLMGIDTQFFNINNIFRGIKLIPAGIHLFHYSIPPGNGTINDNELPSETIISSSSRLGFWFDCKDNDVLILRWDDALERLNIINPHKDEEQLNYTKCLNSIGDIYSYMVSYPEDASKWLNTSISYIDFEVIQEFLPCDNDMYSGDITSMMPSKEENMVLLDALEKVNPQASSSLEDQSDKELRYTIIQFKINKENTESVEEVTENYLDKSWYLSQLYGNDIELMFGELQLSFINFVILGNFCSGLQWLNIIKLISMSKNFMKSSQKVALDFLTIFQHHLDKLPKEYLIDDLALNNSLDLQTYVSVLENFARDMFPKDTWDLNGCCGKMKLSGFIKEKWHRILEINKSKFNIDFEKLDKNRTDENQIEVYDLNDYDENDEDAPAIVG from the coding sequence ATGGCTTCGTCTAAACCTCCACAAACTACCCTTGTATTTGAGAATTTACCTAATGAGGCAAATCTCAACTTATGGTTGATGGGAATAGATacccaatttttcaatatcaataatatatttcgGGGTATAAAGCTTATACCGGCAGGGATCCATTTATTTCACTATTCAATTCCCCCCGGTAATGGAACCATAAACGACAATGAATTACCTTCGGAAACAATAATATCCTCTAGTTCACGTTTAGGTTTTTGGTTTGACTgtaaagataatgatgtGTTAATATTACGATGGGATGATGCTTTGGAACGActcaatattatcaatcCACATAAGGATgaagaacaattgaattatactAAATGCTTGAATAGCATTGGAGATATTTACTCGTATATGGTGAGTTATCCAGAAGATGCTCTGAAATGGTTGAATACATCCATCAGCTACATCGATTTTGAGGTGATCCAAGAGTTTTTGCCTTGTGATAATGACATGTATTCGGGAGATATTACATCAATGATGCCTTCTAAAGAAGAGAATATGGTTCTACTAGATGCGCTCGAGAAAGTTAATCCTCAAGCATCATCTTCGTTGGAGGATCAATCTGACAAAGAATTGAGATATACAATAATACAATTCAAgattaataaagaaaatacgGAGTCTGTGGAAGAAGTAActgaaaattatttagaCAAGTCATGGTATTTGAGTCAGTTATATGGTAATGACATTGAGTTGATGTTTGGGGAGTTGCAGCTATCattcataaattttgtCATACTCGGAAATTTTTGTTCAGGGTTGCAATGGCTaaacataataaaattgattctgATGAGTAAGAACTTTATGAAATCAAGTCAAAAAGTAGCATTGGATTTTTTGACCATATTTCAACACCATTTAGACAAATTGCCAAAGGAATACTTGATCGATGATCTTGCTCTCAACAATCTGCTTGACTTGCAGACATACGTCTCAgtattagaaaattttgCCAGAGATATGTTCCCAAAAGATACCTGGGATCTTAATGGTTGTTGTGGTAAGATGAAACTTTCGGGATTCATCAAAGAGAAGTGGCATCGTATACTAGAAATTAACAAGTCCAAGTTCAATATCGATTTTGAGAAGCTAGACAAGAACCGCACTGATGAAAATCAAATCGAAGTTTATGACTTGAACGATTATGACGAGAATGACGAAGATGCCCCTGCGATAGTGGGATGA
- a CDS encoding DEHA2A06006p (similar to uniprot|P40066 Saccharomyces cerevisiae YER107C GLE2 Component of the nuclear pore complex required for polyadenylated RNA export but not for protein import), with amino-acid sequence MSFLSSNTAASTTNTSASNGQELINDITINNPPEDSISDIAFSPQQDLLVAASWDKKVRIYEIDPNTGNNQGRAMFEHEAPVFSARWSIDGTKVISGGADKQVKLFDIASQQTQQIGAHDAPVRAVRFVECGPTNTQVVVSGSWDKTLKYWDMRAPQPVSTVNLPERVYCMDSSQKLLVVGCAERQISIIDLNNPQQIFKNSMSPLKWQTRSISCYPQGNGFAVGSIEGRCAIQYIDESEQSKFGFSFRCHRKTPTGANTTSALRTSANSESHIYSVNSIAFHPVYGTFSTAGSDGTFCFWDKDAKQRLKTFPAVNCTIPATCFNKNGTIFAYAMSYDWSQGHTGNKPDYPNQIKLHATKDEEIKQKKKR; translated from the coding sequence ATGTCATTTTTAAGCAGCAATACTGCCGCATCCACCACAAATACAAGTGCATCCAATGGTCAGGAATTGATCAATGATATCACCATTAATAATCCGCCAGAAGACTCGATATCAGACATAGCGTTCTCACCCCAACAGGATTTGCTAGTGGCGGCTAGTTGGGACAAAAAGGTCCGAATCTACGAAATTGACCCCAATACGGGTAATAATCAGGGCCGGGCTATGTTTGAGCACGAGGCGCCTGTTTTTAGTGCCAGATGGTCTATTGACGGTACCAAGGTGATTAGTGGAGGAGCTGATAAACAGGTGAAGTTGTTCGATATAGCCTCGCAACAGACACAACAGATAGGGGCACATGATGCGCCAGTAAGGGCCGTTCGCTTTGTTGAATGTGGCCCTACGAACACGCAAGTGGTCGTTTCTGGGTCGTGGGACAAGACGTTGAAGTACTGGGATATGAGAGCACCCCAACCGGTATCTACTGTTAACTTGCCAGAAAGGGTCTACTGCATGGACTCGTCACAGAAGTTGTTGGTTGTGGGGTGTGCTGAGAGACAAATCAGCATCATTGACTTGAACAACCCGCAACagattttcaaaaactcGATGTCCCCCTTGAAATGGCAAACCAGATCCATAAGCTGCTACCCACAAGGGAATGGTTTCGCTGTCGGGTCCATCGAAGGAAGATGTGCGATCCAGTATATTGATGAGAGCGAACAAAGTAAGTTTGGCTTCTCGTTTAGATGTCACCGTAAGACTCCCACCGGGGCCAACACCACGTCGGCGTTGCGTACATCTGCCAACTCAGAATCTCACATCTACTCCGTTAACTCTATTGCATTCCATCCTGTCTATGGGACTTTCAGCACGGCTGGTTCCGATGGAACTTTCTGTTTCTGGGACAAAGATGCAAAACAAAGATTGAAGACCTTCCCTGCTGTCAACTGCACCATACCGGCCACTTGTTTCAACAAAAACGGAACCATATTCGCCTACGCTATGAGTTACGACTGGTCTCAAGGCCATACCGGTAACAAACCAGATTACCCTAACCAGATCAAGTTACATGCTACCAAAGACGAAGAGATCAAACAAAAAAAGAAACGTTAG
- a CDS encoding DEHA2A05984p (no similarity) encodes MVDSVCYPRRCITVEPFGNQIDVIEKALIEIENQPPRHYTYANQNTRRNNAVPFIPTMSASQPSFVPSNTSVFGGVPSEMSRGAYSEGYQAVPSVPQMSANTPPKQQPSPKVSTTPSIYTTFDPFQPNFKTDTQLASGSLSGYLSGSLSSTATSSSIWGNNDTHRNLNGAAVWG; translated from the coding sequence ATGGTCGACTCCGTCTGCTACCCCAGACGATGCATTACCGTGGAGCCTTTTGGTAATCAGATCGACGTCATAGAAAAAGCATTAATCGAAATCGAAAACCAACCTCCCAGACATTACACCTACGCCAACCAGAACACAAGACGCAATAATGCTGTCCCCTTTATACCCACCATGTCGGCAAGTCAACCTCTGTTTGTCCCCTCGAATACCAGCGTATTTGGAGGTGTTCCTTCAGAGATGTCTCGCGGTGCTTATTCGGAAGGGTACCAGGCCGTACCATCCGTCCCCCAAATGTCTGCAAATACACCCCCAAAGCAACAGCCATCGCCTAAAGTGTCCACCACCCCACTGATCTACACCACTTTCGACCCCTTCCAGCCAAACTTCAAGACTGACACGCAGCTCGCATCAGGTTCGCTTTCTGGATATCTCTCGGGATCTCTCAGCTCCACCGCAACCTCAAGCAGCATCTGGGGCAACAACGACACCCACCGCAACCTAAATGGTGCCGCTGTCTGGGGCTAA